From Candidatus Vondammii sp. HM_W22, one genomic window encodes:
- a CDS encoding sulfur reduction protein DsrJ: protein MRSSTGIKRLFAGLFVGMLFAALSTGAQSDSAVTKGSKAAGLDACVAPTAEMRRNHMDFLKHQRVETVRKGIRGSRNSLAECVDCHAEKDGSGGYQKINAEGQFCDSCHSYVAVSLACFQCHRKTPEEKSYSLFPLGDRIGLNGSVLGLLQGADGIPALTAEELAHFHATALGD from the coding sequence ATGCGTAGTTCTACTGGCATCAAGCGGTTGTTCGCCGGGCTGTTCGTGGGGATGCTGTTCGCAGCGCTCTCCACGGGTGCTCAGAGCGATTCAGCGGTTACCAAGGGTTCCAAGGCTGCTGGCCTGGATGCCTGTGTGGCGCCGACAGCAGAGATGCGTCGTAACCACATGGACTTTCTCAAGCATCAACGTGTTGAGACGGTACGAAAGGGTATCCGGGGTTCCAGGAATAGTCTTGCCGAATGCGTGGATTGTCATGCAGAGAAGGATGGCAGTGGTGGCTATCAGAAGATCAATGCGGAGGGGCAGTTCTGTGACTCCTGCCACAGCTACGTAGCGGTTAGTCTGGCCTGCTTCCAGTGCCATCGGAAGACGCCGGAAGAGAAGAGCTATTCACTGTTTCCCCTGGGCGATAGAATTGGACTGAACGGCTCTGTTCTGGGTCTGTTGCAGGGCGCAGATGGAATACCTGCACTGACAGCAGAAGAGTTGGCACATTTTCACGCAACGGCTCTGGGGGACTGA
- a CDS encoding NAD(P)-binding protein produces MATPTDEMKSTLNYRRYDEGDGQWDDFSELIFVQDTSHKCPTYIHKTPPCQGSCPSGEDIRGYLAIARGQEKPPEGVAWEEYAFQRSTDANPFPSMMGRVCPAPCQDGCNRNDVEDFVGINSVEQYIGDTALANGYKFEAEADTGKKVAIVGGGPAGMAAAYQLRRMGHAATVFEKDPHLGGMMRYGIPNYRIPRDKLAAEMQRIVDMGVEVCTGVRVGQDVPVADLEKEYDAILWALGCQNGRGLPIDGWEGTSNCISGVAFLKAFNEGRMKVTGKKIICIGGGDTSIDVISVTRRLGYNAAAGNPEDVVADFSINHDQALADAAEPAEATLTSLFTKDKMFAAEHEIHDALHEGCVILDGVMPLEVILGEDGRATGLKVCDCTMDGMKPIPTEGTERVLEVDLIVSAIGQGGDMEGLEDMANDRNLIDADKFYQVPSKPGHFVAGDIIRPHLLTTAIGQASVAVESIDHYMKSEEQAKRPKVDVHHFDLMNKLHEAGLDPEQFDSHDGDLRGTASANFAVHNFEDRSAQEVVGSSDLFLGHFSFTPRVLRGEDVPSADDVLGHFNERLILLSEEQVQAEAKRCMSCGMCFECDNCVIFCPQDAVFRVRKDESTTGRYVNTDYNKCIGCHICSDVCPTGYIQMGLGE; encoded by the coding sequence ATGGCGACTCCTACTGATGAGATGAAAAGTACCTTAAACTACCGTCGATACGATGAAGGCGACGGCCAGTGGGATGACTTCAGCGAATTAATTTTCGTTCAGGACACCTCTCACAAGTGCCCTACCTACATCCATAAAACACCACCCTGTCAGGGTAGTTGTCCATCGGGTGAAGATATTCGCGGCTATCTGGCAATTGCCCGTGGCCAGGAGAAACCGCCAGAGGGTGTGGCGTGGGAAGAGTACGCTTTCCAGCGTTCAACCGATGCAAACCCTTTCCCCTCGATGATGGGTCGCGTTTGTCCGGCACCTTGCCAGGATGGTTGTAACCGCAACGATGTGGAAGATTTCGTTGGTATCAACTCAGTGGAGCAGTACATTGGCGACACCGCACTGGCCAATGGCTACAAATTCGAGGCTGAGGCAGATACTGGCAAGAAGGTCGCCATTGTCGGTGGTGGTCCTGCCGGTATGGCAGCCGCTTATCAGCTGCGTCGCATGGGCCATGCTGCTACGGTTTTTGAAAAAGACCCTCACCTGGGCGGCATGATGCGCTACGGCATCCCCAACTATCGTATACCACGCGACAAACTGGCGGCAGAAATGCAGCGCATTGTTGACATGGGTGTTGAGGTTTGCACCGGTGTTCGCGTCGGCCAAGATGTTCCTGTTGCCGATCTGGAAAAAGAGTACGATGCGATACTCTGGGCTCTGGGTTGTCAGAACGGACGTGGGCTTCCCATCGATGGTTGGGAAGGCACTTCAAACTGTATCTCCGGTGTCGCCTTTCTTAAAGCCTTCAATGAAGGCCGGATGAAGGTGACCGGTAAAAAGATCATCTGTATCGGCGGTGGTGATACCTCTATCGATGTGATCTCCGTTACCCGGCGCCTTGGTTATAATGCTGCTGCCGGCAATCCTGAAGATGTTGTTGCCGACTTTAGCATCAACCACGATCAGGCGCTGGCGGATGCTGCTGAGCCAGCCGAGGCAACACTGACCTCACTGTTCACCAAAGACAAGATGTTTGCTGCAGAACATGAGATCCATGATGCTCTGCACGAAGGTTGTGTCATCCTCGATGGTGTGATGCCGCTGGAAGTTATCCTTGGTGAAGATGGCCGTGCAACCGGCCTGAAAGTGTGTGATTGTACCATGGACGGAATGAAGCCGATTCCGACCGAAGGCACTGAGCGTGTTCTTGAGGTGGATCTGATTGTGTCTGCGATTGGCCAGGGTGGTGATATGGAAGGCCTGGAAGATATGGCCAATGATCGTAACCTGATCGATGCTGACAAATTCTATCAGGTACCCAGCAAGCCGGGCCATTTCGTCGCTGGCGATATTATCCGCCCACACCTGTTGACCACGGCAATCGGCCAGGCCTCTGTCGCGGTCGAGAGCATCGATCACTATATGAAGAGCGAAGAGCAGGCGAAACGGCCTAAAGTTGATGTTCATCACTTTGACCTGATGAATAAGCTGCACGAAGCTGGGCTGGACCCAGAGCAGTTTGATTCTCATGATGGCGATCTTCGTGGTACTGCAAGCGCCAATTTTGCGGTGCACAATTTTGAAGATCGTTCAGCACAGGAGGTGGTTGGTTCCAGTGATCTGTTCCTTGGGCACTTCAGCTTCACTCCCCGGGTACTGCGGGGTGAAGATGTTCCCAGCGCAGATGATGTGCTCGGTCACTTCAATGAGCGTCTTATTTTGCTGAGCGAAGAGCAGGTGCAGGCTGAAGCCAAGCGTTGCATGAGTTGCGGCATGTGCTTTGAGTGTGACAACTGCGTTATTTTCTGCCCCCAGGATGCGGTGTTCAGGGTGAGAAAAGATGAGTCTACGACTGGCCGTTATGTCAATACGGATTACAACAAATGTATCGGTTGCCATATCTGTAGCGACGTCTGCCCAACGGGTTATATTCAGATGGGTCTTGGTGAATAG
- the dsrO gene encoding sulfate reduction electron transfer complex DsrMKJOP subunit DsrO produces the protein MTKQSDQPDMKRRGFIGKTVMAVGAVTVAPGVLLAVTKQGADEVSNDVRWGMLVDSNKCTDGCTACVDACNKENGIDLIGRPEGQSDDKWNAQRPQWIRKVKLKDKQTGEITNLPMMCQHCEHPPCVDVCPTGASFKRADGIVMVDRHTCIGCRYCMMACPYKARSFIHQNIAEQLVSAPRGKGCVESCNFCATRLDRGKETTACQDACEKDGHQAIIFGDLRDPDSPVAKALKEKSSRQIRADLELNTGVRYTNV, from the coding sequence ATGACAAAACAGAGTGACCAGCCTGATATGAAACGACGCGGGTTTATCGGTAAAACAGTAATGGCCGTGGGCGCTGTAACAGTAGCCCCTGGTGTATTGCTGGCGGTTACCAAACAGGGTGCTGACGAAGTCTCCAATGATGTGCGCTGGGGTATGCTGGTAGACAGTAACAAGTGCACGGATGGCTGTACTGCCTGTGTCGATGCCTGCAATAAAGAGAACGGTATCGATCTGATTGGGCGGCCCGAAGGGCAATCCGATGATAAGTGGAATGCCCAGCGTCCCCAGTGGATCCGTAAGGTAAAACTGAAAGACAAGCAGACTGGTGAAATAACCAATCTGCCGATGATGTGTCAGCATTGCGAGCATCCGCCCTGCGTTGATGTCTGTCCCACAGGTGCATCGTTCAAACGTGCCGACGGTATCGTTATGGTCGACCGTCATACCTGCATCGGCTGCCGCTACTGCATGATGGCTTGCCCTTATAAGGCACGTTCTTTCATTCACCAGAATATTGCTGAGCAACTGGTATCTGCACCTCGTGGCAAAGGTTGCGTGGAGTCCTGTAATTTCTGTGCAACCCGACTGGATAGAGGAAAAGAGACCACTGCCTGTCAGGATGCCTGTGAAAAAGATGGACACCAAGCCATTATTTTCGGTGATCTTAGAGACCCGGACAGCCCGGTTGCCAAGGCGCTTAAAGAGAAGAGCAGCCGACAGATTCGTGCTGATCTTGAATTGAATACTGGCGTTCGCTATACCAACGTCTGA
- the dsrK gene encoding sulfate reduction electron transfer complex DsrMKJOP subunit DsrK: MAKAKFETPELHEYVDVPEVVEGTMAGLKAFIAKPDHNTDLGFPAELVDDWHAKTLEKLDDLRSRYRSLQVYLDICVKCGACTDKCHYFLGTKDPKNMPVGRQDLLRKVYRRYFTFAGKYFPKLVGATDLTRETLDEWYSYYHQCSQCRRCSVFCPFGIDTAEISMAAREILDSIGYGQKYCNEIIAKVHKIGNNLGLPGPAIENTLEGLEEDIEEETGIVVKLPLDVKGADILLVTPSADFFAEPHVDGLIGYAKVFHESGISWTMSTTASEAGNFGMFIGSYENMRRVSMRIRQAALELGVKRIVFGECGHAWRIAYSFLNTLAGPFEFLDPDYPVPQHICEFTHDLIERGKLNLDKSRNDHMTLTYHDSCNVARASRMGDKPGGQFEIPRAIIKAVCNNFVDMKHDTIEERTYCCGGGGGLLTDDLMEIRVKGAMPRMTELKNVIEQEGVTHMAAICAICKSQFTKVLPYFGMDMDQIVCVHQLLSNAIILTGQKMDGDDEEGAEEEA; encoded by the coding sequence ATGGCTAAGGCAAAATTCGAAACCCCGGAACTCCATGAATATGTGGATGTACCGGAAGTCGTTGAAGGCACAATGGCAGGGCTTAAGGCATTTATTGCCAAGCCTGATCACAATACCGATTTGGGTTTTCCCGCTGAGCTGGTAGATGATTGGCACGCCAAAACACTGGAAAAGCTGGACGATCTGCGCTCACGTTATCGGTCACTCCAGGTCTATCTTGATATCTGCGTCAAGTGTGGTGCCTGCACTGATAAGTGCCACTACTTTCTTGGTACCAAAGACCCGAAAAACATGCCGGTGGGCCGTCAGGATCTGCTGCGCAAGGTCTATCGCCGCTACTTCACCTTTGCGGGTAAATATTTCCCGAAACTGGTGGGTGCAACGGATCTGACCCGGGAGACCCTGGATGAGTGGTACAGCTACTACCATCAATGCTCCCAGTGCCGCCGTTGTTCAGTCTTCTGTCCCTTCGGTATCGATACCGCAGAGATCTCCATGGCTGCACGCGAGATTCTTGACAGCATCGGATACGGCCAGAAGTACTGTAATGAAATCATCGCCAAGGTGCATAAGATAGGCAACAATCTTGGATTACCCGGACCGGCCATTGAAAATACTCTGGAGGGGCTGGAAGAGGATATTGAGGAAGAGACCGGGATTGTCGTCAAACTCCCGTTGGATGTGAAGGGTGCCGATATTCTTCTGGTAACGCCTTCTGCCGACTTCTTTGCCGAACCCCACGTGGACGGTCTCATCGGCTACGCAAAAGTATTCCATGAGTCCGGTATTAGCTGGACCATGAGTACCACCGCTTCAGAAGCGGGTAATTTCGGCATGTTCATCGGTAGCTACGAGAATATGCGCCGGGTTTCCATGCGAATCCGCCAGGCGGCGCTGGAGCTGGGTGTCAAGCGTATCGTCTTCGGTGAGTGCGGCCATGCATGGCGCATTGCCTACTCCTTCCTGAATACTCTGGCTGGTCCTTTTGAATTTCTGGATCCGGATTATCCGGTACCCCAGCATATCTGCGAGTTCACCCATGATCTGATTGAGCGGGGAAAACTGAATCTGGACAAGTCTCGCAATGATCACATGACGCTCACCTACCACGACTCTTGTAACGTAGCCCGGGCCAGTCGTATGGGAGACAAGCCCGGTGGTCAGTTTGAGATACCCCGCGCGATTATCAAGGCAGTCTGCAACAACTTTGTGGATATGAAGCATGACACTATCGAAGAACGCACATACTGCTGTGGTGGTGGTGGTGGTCTGCTCACAGATGATCTGATGGAGATCCGAGTCAAGGGTGCCATGCCCCGCATGACGGAACTGAAAAACGTTATTGAGCAGGAAGGGGTCACCCACATGGCGGCGATCTGCGCTATCTGCAAGAGTCAGTTTACTAAGGTTTTGCCCTATTTCGGCATGGATATGGACCAGATAGTCTGTGTTCACCAGTTATTAAGTAATGCCATCATTCTGACCGGACAGAAAATGGACGGGGATGATGAAGAGGGTGCCGAAGAAGAAGCGTGA
- a CDS encoding respiratory nitrate reductase subunit gamma codes for MSTAYALLFIVSAIVLVLGVARKMIQYARIPAPLKIPTTPAPVTRSGVVLRMFREVVFFESLFKGTKWTWIFSWMFHMGLLLVLLRHMRYFMDPVWLPIELIQPFGVYAGFAMVAGLGGLFLRRIFVDRVRYISAPSDYLWLILLGFIGFSGLMMKFVAHTDIVMVKQYFTGLLSFSIGALPVDFPLIVHLVLVAILMLLFPFSKLLHAPGIFFSPSRNQVDNPREKRHIAPWAKALEEKEQG; via the coding sequence ATGTCAACTGCTTACGCATTGCTGTTTATCGTGTCGGCCATAGTACTTGTACTGGGCGTGGCGAGGAAAATGATTCAGTACGCGAGGATACCTGCTCCATTAAAAATTCCTACCACACCGGCGCCGGTTACCCGCTCCGGAGTGGTTCTTCGCATGTTCCGTGAAGTGGTGTTCTTCGAGAGCCTTTTCAAGGGAACCAAATGGACCTGGATCTTCTCCTGGATGTTCCATATGGGATTGCTCCTGGTTCTGCTGCGCCATATGCGCTATTTCATGGATCCTGTCTGGCTCCCTATAGAATTGATTCAGCCTTTCGGCGTTTATGCCGGATTTGCCATGGTGGCAGGCTTGGGCGGACTGTTCTTGCGACGCATCTTTGTTGATCGGGTGCGCTATATCTCTGCCCCATCAGACTACCTTTGGTTGATCTTGCTTGGTTTTATCGGTTTTAGTGGCTTGATGATGAAGTTCGTCGCCCATACCGATATTGTGATGGTCAAGCAGTATTTTACTGGTCTCCTCTCTTTCAGTATTGGAGCACTGCCAGTTGATTTCCCACTTATCGTACACCTGGTGCTGGTTGCGATTCTTATGCTTCTTTTCCCTTTCAGCAAACTGCTTCATGCGCCGGGCATATTCTTTAGCCCGAGTCGTAATCAGGTGGATAACCCACGTGAGAAGCGGCATATCGCCCCTTGGGCGAAGGCGCTGGAAGAGAAAGAACAAGGTTAA